A window of Chitinophagales bacterium contains these coding sequences:
- a CDS encoding helix-turn-helix transcriptional regulator, whose product MRFEYNFYSSFLLVFFIHGLVYAGMVWVKGLRRENPSDLWLAFFLLLGQLYILPWMVGFAGWYDNQPYRDLLFYVPFQHLYLLGPVVYFYVQSLLNPGFVFSRKKLLHFLPAALYLLYCLVVFITDKLVLHRYYFLYNEADPDFDTWYQVTGFLSMFFYFGLSYRYYRVYRRLIVQVVSYADTLHFFWIKRFLMAFLLILLVRALFYILDLVWGYWYTDTWWYYLAFALIVYYIAITGYSNSMVSRIAFRFKFFQEKKVYLLSGAGKQLEDLEEIEISEPDQETSTAAKEANSQWMEKVREAMENGKAYTDPELTLTQLAKQLGTNSSLLSKVINQGYKSSFNDMVNAYRVAAMKEKLVQKEHHRQTLLAIAFECGFNSKATFNRAFQRHTGQSPRDFAKDLE is encoded by the coding sequence ATGCGATTTGAATATAATTTCTATTCTTCCTTTTTACTGGTCTTCTTTATCCATGGTCTGGTTTATGCGGGTATGGTATGGGTAAAGGGGTTACGCCGGGAGAACCCCTCCGATCTATGGCTGGCCTTCTTCCTCTTATTGGGGCAGCTCTATATATTACCCTGGATGGTGGGTTTTGCCGGGTGGTATGATAACCAGCCTTACCGGGACCTGCTCTTTTATGTACCCTTTCAGCATTTGTACTTATTAGGACCCGTAGTTTATTTCTATGTGCAAAGCCTGCTTAACCCCGGGTTTGTGTTTAGCCGGAAAAAACTCCTCCATTTTCTCCCGGCCGCCCTGTACCTTTTATACTGTCTGGTTGTATTTATTACCGACAAGCTTGTCCTTCATAGGTATTATTTTCTGTACAATGAGGCTGACCCTGATTTTGATACCTGGTACCAGGTTACGGGCTTTCTGTCCATGTTCTTCTATTTTGGACTTTCCTACCGGTATTATCGCGTGTACAGGAGGCTGATCGTTCAGGTGGTCAGCTATGCGGATACCTTGCATTTCTTTTGGATCAAGCGTTTCCTGATGGCCTTTCTCCTTATCCTTCTGGTCAGGGCTCTTTTTTATATACTTGACCTGGTATGGGGATATTGGTACACCGACACCTGGTGGTATTATCTGGCTTTTGCATTGATTGTTTATTATATCGCCATTACGGGGTATTCCAACTCAATGGTATCCCGGATCGCCTTTCGGTTCAAATTTTTCCAGGAAAAAAAGGTCTATCTGCTATCCGGGGCAGGTAAACAATTGGAGGACCTGGAAGAAATTGAAATAAGCGAACCTGACCAGGAAACCAGCACCGCTGCGAAAGAAGCTAATAGCCAATGGATGGAAAAAGTGAGAGAGGCCATGGAAAATGGAAAGGCCTATACGGACCCGGAACTGACCCTGACCCAACTTGCGAAGCAACTGGGCACCAATTCTTCGCTCTTGTCAAAAGTGATCAACCAGGGGTATAAATCCTCCTTTAATGATATGGTGAACGCTTACCGCGTAGCGGCCATGAAAGAAAAGCTGGTTCAAAAAGAACATCATCGGCAGACCTTATTGGCCATCGCTTTTGAATGCGGGTTCAATTCAAAAGCTACTTTCAATCGCGCCTTTCAACGACATACGGGCCAATCGCCGCGTGACTTTGCAAAAGACCTTGAATAG
- a CDS encoding endonuclease/exonuclease/phosphatase family protein produces MKKIILSNLFILFGLGVSLAQTELNFMTFNIRLNVASDSLNAWPYRKDLVASQVLFHETHILGVQEALHGQMTDLQERLPGFRYIGVGRDDGKEKGEYSAIFYDTTRLQVIKSGTFWLSQTPEIPGSKSWDAAITRIVSWAKFKDRKTKKTFFVFNTHFDHIGKQARAESAKLILEKVKALSEKLPVIVMGDFNSKPNDLPIQTLTDIGNPDRLYDTKLLSETPHYGPAGTFTGFGAKETDDQPIDFIFVKKGIRVLKHATLSQTWKGRFSSDHFPVWAKIRL; encoded by the coding sequence ATGAAAAAGATCATCCTTTCCAACCTGTTCATCCTCTTTGGATTGGGGGTTTCCCTGGCCCAAACGGAATTGAACTTCATGACGTTTAATATTCGGCTCAATGTGGCGTCCGACAGCCTGAATGCCTGGCCGTACCGGAAAGACCTGGTTGCTTCCCAGGTGCTTTTTCATGAAACTCATATCCTGGGCGTCCAGGAGGCTTTGCATGGACAGATGACAGACCTCCAGGAAAGGCTGCCCGGTTTCAGGTATATCGGGGTGGGTAGGGATGATGGAAAAGAAAAAGGCGAATATTCCGCCATTTTTTATGATACTACCCGCTTGCAGGTAATTAAGAGTGGCACCTTCTGGCTTTCACAAACACCCGAGATACCCGGGAGTAAGAGTTGGGATGCGGCCATAACACGGATCGTTAGCTGGGCGAAGTTCAAAGACCGCAAAACCAAAAAGACATTTTTTGTTTTCAATACTCATTTTGACCATATCGGAAAACAGGCGCGTGCTGAAAGTGCAAAATTGATTCTTGAAAAAGTGAAAGCGCTCAGCGAAAAACTGCCCGTGATCGTAATGGGTGATTTTAACTCAAAACCCAATGACCTGCCTATACAAACCCTGACAGATATTGGAAACCCTGACAGGCTATATGATACAAAACTCCTTTCCGAAACGCCTCACTACGGACCGGCGGGTACCTTCACTGGATTCGGTGCCAAAGAGACCGATGACCAACCGATAGATTTCATTTTTGTAAAAAAGGGAATAAGGGTGCTCAAACACGCGACCCTCTCGCAAACCTGGAAGGGCCGGTTTTCTTCGGATCATTTTCCGGTATGGGCAAAGATCAGGTTATAG
- the ruvB gene encoding Holliday junction branch migration DNA helicase RuvB yields MPNPNLQADSDNLSAADKEFENNIRPAQIADFSGQEQAIDNLRIFIKAAKLRGEALDHILFHGPPGLGKTTLSRIVANELGVNIKETSGPVIEKPGDLAGLLTSLEPQDVLFIDEIHRLSTVVEEYLYSAMEDYRIDIMIESGPNARSIQINLHPFTLIGATTRSGLLTAPLLSRFAIKSRLEYYNAETLQRIVKRSAGILDVGITSDACGEISRRSRGTPRIANGLLRRVRDFAQVLNEGKIDLAITQHALRALNVDEHGLDDMDNRILRTIIDKFKGGPVGITTIATAVGEESGTLEEVYEPFLIQEGFLQRTPRGREATAKAYEHLGKKKRGGGTLFEE; encoded by the coding sequence ATGCCAAATCCAAACCTCCAAGCTGATAGCGACAATCTGAGTGCCGCGGACAAGGAATTTGAGAATAATATCCGTCCGGCGCAGATCGCTGATTTTTCCGGGCAGGAGCAGGCTATTGATAACCTTCGGATATTTATCAAGGCTGCCAAGCTTAGGGGAGAAGCCCTCGATCATATTCTTTTTCATGGCCCTCCCGGATTGGGCAAGACCACCCTTTCCCGAATCGTGGCGAATGAATTAGGGGTGAATATCAAGGAAACCTCCGGGCCGGTTATTGAAAAACCCGGTGACCTTGCAGGTTTGTTAACCAGTCTTGAACCTCAGGATGTGCTCTTTATTGATGAAATTCATCGGTTGAGCACGGTGGTGGAAGAATACCTCTATTCAGCCATGGAGGATTATCGGATCGATATCATGATCGAATCGGGGCCCAATGCACGGAGTATACAGATCAACCTCCATCCCTTTACCCTGATCGGTGCCACCACAAGGAGCGGATTACTCACGGCACCCTTACTTTCCCGGTTTGCCATTAAATCCAGGCTCGAGTATTATAATGCGGAAACCCTGCAACGGATTGTCAAACGCTCTGCAGGTATTTTGGATGTTGGGATCACTTCCGATGCCTGTGGAGAGATCTCCCGGCGGAGCAGAGGTACGCCCCGTATTGCCAATGGACTCTTGCGTCGTGTACGCGATTTTGCCCAGGTATTGAATGAAGGAAAGATCGACCTGGCCATTACCCAGCATGCGCTGCGGGCGTTGAATGTGGATGAGCATGGACTGGATGATATGGATAACCGCATTCTGCGCACCATCATTGATAAATTCAAAGGAGGGCCGGTGGGGATCACTACCATTGCTACGGCGGTGGGGGAAGAATCAGGCACTCTTGAAGAAGTGTACGAGCCATTCCTGATCCAGGAGGGATTTTTACAACGCACACCCCGCGGGCGGGAGGCAACAGCAAAAGCCTATGAGCATTTGGGGAAGAAGAAAAGGGGAGGGGGGACACTCTTTGAGGAATAG
- a CDS encoding response regulator transcription factor gives MEGKKPRILLCEDDPNLGSVLKNYLELNDYDVTLERDGRLGLAAFQREKFDLCLLDVMMPNMDGFTLAEEIRDVDPDIPLFFLSAKTMKEDIIQGYKLGADDYITKPFDSEVLLLKIKAILKRNEEVNKENENKEYDLSTYHFNPKLRELSHDGITQTLSPKENELLKMLADHINDLLPRDQALKKIWGSDTYFNGRSMDVYIAKLRKYLRNDPKLEIVNIHGNGFRLVVHES, from the coding sequence ATGGAAGGAAAAAAACCCCGCATCCTGTTATGCGAAGACGATCCGAACTTAGGCAGCGTATTGAAAAACTACCTGGAATTGAATGATTATGACGTAACCCTGGAACGTGATGGCCGTCTTGGACTGGCCGCTTTTCAGCGCGAGAAATTTGATCTCTGTCTGCTCGACGTAATGATGCCTAATATGGACGGCTTTACCCTGGCAGAGGAAATCCGGGATGTAGATCCTGATATCCCCCTGTTCTTCCTGAGTGCTAAAACCATGAAAGAAGACATCATCCAGGGATATAAACTGGGTGCCGATGACTATATCACCAAGCCTTTTGACAGCGAAGTGCTTTTACTCAAGATCAAAGCCATCCTCAAACGCAATGAGGAGGTAAATAAAGAGAACGAGAATAAAGAGTACGACCTGTCCACCTACCATTTCAACCCCAAACTGCGCGAATTGTCGCATGATGGTATCACACAGACGCTCTCTCCCAAGGAGAATGAACTGCTCAAAATGCTGGCCGATCATATCAATGACCTTTTACCCCGTGACCAGGCCCTTAAAAAGATCTGGGGTTCGGATACCTACTTCAATGGCCGAAGCATGGATGTGTACATTGCGAAACTTCGCAAATACCTGCGAAACGATCCAAAGTTGGAGATCGTGAATATCCATGGAAATGGCTTCAGGCTGGTTGTCCATGAATCATAG
- a CDS encoding DUF853 family protein, with amino-acid sequence MADQSKFLEAVQSGYTFKGESVVLGTGILGGEAIPGATVKLALKTLNRHGLIAGATGTGKTKTLQVITETLSDASIPVVLMDIKGDLSGIAAPGTVNEKITERSQKIGIEYKPTGFPVDLFTLSNEKGVRLRATVSEFGPVLLSKILGLNDTQGGLVAMIFKYCDDAQLPLLDLKDFIKVLQFVSDEGKAELEKTYGKISTTSTGTILRKVIELQQQGADLFFGERSFDVEDLMRISDDGRGMVSIIRVTDLQDRPKLFSTFMLQLLAELYANSPEEGDLEKPKLVLFIDEAHLIFQEASEVLLQQIETVIKLIRSKGIGIFFCTQNPMDVPPAVLAQLGLKVQHALRAFTAADRKAIKQTAENYPLSDFYKTEEALTQLGIGEALITSLNEKGIPTPLVHTLLCAPRSRMDILSDLEIDNIVGKSKLAAKYNTPVDSQSAYEILTEKLKAAEERTKELEADEQREKEEKRPGRTRQEKGFFDDPVVKSMARTAGNTIVRSLLGALGIGGRRKKLF; translated from the coding sequence ATGGCTGACCAAAGCAAATTTCTGGAAGCAGTACAGTCTGGATATACCTTCAAAGGGGAGTCTGTAGTCCTGGGAACCGGGATACTTGGAGGGGAGGCGATTCCGGGAGCGACCGTCAAACTGGCCCTAAAGACCCTCAACAGGCATGGATTGATCGCCGGGGCTACTGGTACGGGTAAAACAAAGACCCTGCAGGTGATAACCGAAACACTGAGCGATGCCAGTATTCCCGTGGTTTTAATGGATATCAAAGGTGACCTGAGTGGGATTGCCGCTCCTGGTACTGTAAATGAAAAGATCACCGAACGTAGTCAGAAGATCGGGATTGAATACAAACCCACCGGTTTTCCGGTTGACCTTTTTACCCTCAGTAATGAGAAGGGAGTAAGACTTCGCGCTACCGTAAGTGAATTTGGCCCGGTGCTGCTTTCCAAGATATTGGGGTTGAATGATACCCAGGGAGGATTGGTGGCCATGATCTTCAAGTATTGCGATGATGCCCAACTGCCTTTGCTTGACCTGAAAGATTTTATCAAGGTGCTTCAATTTGTCAGCGATGAAGGCAAAGCGGAATTGGAGAAAACCTATGGAAAGATCTCCACTACTTCTACCGGAACCATACTCCGAAAAGTGATCGAATTGCAACAGCAGGGGGCGGATCTGTTTTTTGGTGAACGGAGTTTTGATGTGGAAGACCTGATGCGCATCAGCGACGATGGCCGGGGAATGGTATCGATCATACGGGTAACAGACCTTCAGGATCGTCCCAAACTCTTTTCCACCTTTATGCTTCAGCTTCTGGCGGAACTCTATGCCAATAGTCCGGAAGAAGGTGACCTGGAAAAACCCAAACTGGTACTCTTTATTGATGAAGCCCACTTGATTTTTCAGGAAGCAAGCGAGGTATTGTTGCAACAGATCGAAACCGTGATCAAGCTGATCCGGTCAAAAGGGATCGGTATATTTTTCTGTACACAGAATCCCATGGATGTACCTCCGGCCGTATTGGCGCAGTTGGGATTGAAAGTACAACATGCACTGCGGGCCTTTACTGCAGCCGATCGCAAAGCCATCAAACAAACGGCAGAGAATTACCCATTATCAGATTTCTACAAAACCGAAGAAGCCCTGACCCAACTCGGGATCGGTGAGGCGCTTATTACCTCCCTGAACGAAAAAGGTATACCTACCCCACTTGTGCATACCTTACTTTGCGCTCCCCGAAGCCGAATGGATATTCTTTCCGATCTGGAGATCGACAATATTGTTGGCAAATCAAAACTGGCAGCTAAGTACAATACCCCCGTTGACAGCCAGAGTGCCTATGAGATTCTCACCGAGAAATTAAAAGCGGCCGAAGAAAGGACCAAGGAACTCGAAGCCGATGAACAACGCGAAAAAGAAGAGAAAAGGCCCGGCCGCACACGCCAGGAAAAAGGCTTTTTTGATGACCCGGTGGTAAAAAGCATGGCGCGTACCGCAGGCAATACCATAGTACGGTCATTGTTAGGTGCTTTGGGGATTGGAGGGAGGAGGAAGAAGCTGTTTTAA
- a CDS encoding four helix bundle protein, with protein MFLNLAHTKLDVFHCSKELVKLCYEQTKQFPMEEKYCLAQQIRRAAISVHLNIAEGCSRKSVAERRRFFEIARGSIVEVDAALGIAVALSYISKEELQHTGDHLARSFNMISKMMT; from the coding sequence ATGTTCCTAAATCTGGCCCATACTAAATTGGATGTTTTTCATTGTTCTAAGGAATTGGTAAAACTGTGTTATGAACAAACCAAACAATTTCCAATGGAGGAAAAATATTGTTTGGCACAGCAAATTCGCAGAGCGGCAATATCAGTACATTTGAATATAGCAGAAGGATGTTCAAGGAAATCAGTCGCTGAAAGAAGGCGTTTTTTTGAGATCGCAAGAGGATCAATTGTGGAGGTTGATGCTGCTTTGGGTATTGCAGTCGCCCTCTCCTATATTTCCAAGGAGGAACTCCAACACACAGGCGATCACTTGGCGCGATCCTTTAACATGATTTCAAAAATGATGACGTGA
- a CDS encoding RecQ family ATP-dependent DNA helicase: MSTSTSPQGSSSDTHNSSQALHSILKKYWGYDTFRPMQEDIIHSVLAGKDTLALLPTGGGKSLCYQVPAMRKDGICLVISPLIALMKDQVENLRKKGITAYAIYSGMSRKETELVFKTVGNSNCKFLYVSPERLETRLFKEYLPSFSISLLAVDEAHCISQWGYDFRPPYLRITNLREELPGVPVLALTASATTEVQEDICQYLGFKERVIFRQSFERPNLSYSVFSVEAFMPRLKEIVEKVPGTGIVYCKSRKATQDISAQLKLWGLNADYYHAGLSGAERARKQEAWIRNDIRIMACTNAFGMGIDKPDVRIVVHTDVPDCLENYYQEAGRAGRDGKKSYAVLLYNDRLLQNLEEQAEQRFPSPDEIKRVYEAIGNYYQIPSGAGEGETFEIEIQDVIKKFELPVRKVLPALSVLEQDKWLSFNEQVFKSSTVQFTCDKNALYAFEEDHPELEPLIKALLRSYEGIFGYPVSISEYLLVKLLMQDHSRIVKDLSTLNRYGLISYSPQTDKPQIQFLRNRVKVELLQIDMIRYRKQEDRFRRRLAEMKRFVASSDCRSRFIGEYFGDTNMNDCSICDNCLKKKVKSVSASDIQNFFDRLILLLANGGIEAKDLRNKFSDLRNERYWEIMKFLQAEGQVVIDGNGRVSLRRET; the protein is encoded by the coding sequence ATGAGCACCTCAACATCGCCGCAAGGCTCCTCTTCAGATACCCACAATTCATCCCAAGCCCTGCATTCAATACTAAAGAAATATTGGGGATATGATACATTTCGGCCGATGCAGGAGGATATTATTCATTCTGTATTGGCTGGAAAGGACACCTTGGCACTCTTGCCAACTGGCGGGGGAAAGTCATTATGTTATCAGGTTCCTGCAATGAGAAAGGATGGTATATGTCTTGTCATTTCTCCCCTTATCGCTTTAATGAAGGATCAGGTTGAAAATCTTCGAAAAAAGGGTATAACTGCCTATGCCATATATTCAGGCATGAGCCGCAAAGAAACTGAGCTAGTATTTAAAACTGTTGGAAATAGTAATTGCAAGTTCCTATATGTCTCTCCGGAAAGGTTAGAAACCCGCCTTTTCAAAGAGTATCTTCCCTCCTTTTCCATTTCACTCCTGGCTGTAGATGAAGCTCATTGCATTTCCCAATGGGGATATGATTTCAGGCCTCCTTATTTGCGTATAACGAATTTGAGGGAGGAATTACCAGGTGTACCTGTATTAGCGTTGACTGCTTCTGCCACTACGGAAGTTCAGGAAGATATATGCCAATATCTTGGCTTTAAGGAGCGTGTGATTTTTCGGCAGTCATTTGAAAGGCCAAATCTTTCCTACAGCGTTTTTTCAGTGGAAGCATTTATGCCCCGTTTGAAAGAAATTGTTGAAAAAGTGCCGGGTACGGGTATAGTCTATTGCAAAAGTCGAAAGGCAACACAGGACATAAGTGCGCAGCTGAAATTATGGGGACTAAATGCAGATTATTACCATGCTGGTCTTTCTGGAGCAGAAAGGGCGCGCAAACAGGAAGCCTGGATTCGGAACGATATTCGAATTATGGCATGTACAAATGCATTCGGAATGGGAATCGATAAGCCTGATGTGCGCATAGTTGTTCATACCGATGTTCCAGACTGTCTTGAGAACTACTATCAGGAAGCCGGAAGAGCCGGGCGGGATGGTAAGAAATCCTATGCTGTACTTCTTTACAATGACCGTCTTCTTCAGAACCTGGAGGAACAGGCGGAACAGCGATTTCCTTCTCCGGATGAGATCAAAAGGGTATATGAAGCAATCGGGAATTATTACCAGATACCATCCGGGGCAGGTGAAGGGGAAACGTTTGAAATAGAGATACAAGACGTCATTAAAAAATTTGAACTCCCTGTAAGAAAAGTGCTTCCCGCCCTTAGCGTATTGGAACAGGATAAGTGGCTATCCTTTAATGAACAAGTATTCAAATCATCAACTGTTCAATTTACTTGTGATAAAAATGCATTGTATGCTTTTGAAGAAGATCATCCGGAACTCGAGCCATTAATTAAAGCTTTGTTGAGAAGTTATGAGGGGATTTTTGGTTACCCCGTTAGTATATCTGAATATCTGCTTGTTAAACTGTTAATGCAAGATCATTCCCGGATTGTAAAGGATCTTAGTACTCTAAATCGGTATGGTTTAATTTCATATTCCCCCCAAACAGATAAACCTCAAATTCAATTTTTGCGAAACCGCGTAAAGGTGGAGCTTCTGCAAATCGATATGATAAGATATAGAAAACAGGAAGATCGATTTCGTAGGCGTCTTGCTGAAATGAAGCGGTTTGTTGCTTCTTCTGATTGCAGGAGCCGGTTTATTGGAGAATATTTCGGGGACACAAATATGAATGATTGTAGTATTTGTGATAACTGCTTAAAGAAAAAAGTTAAGTCGGTTTCTGCCTCTGATATTCAGAATTTTTTTGACCGTTTGATATTGTTATTGGCCAATGGCGGGATTGAAGCCAAAGACTTGCGGAATAAGTTCAGCGATCTTAGAAATGAACGTTATTGGGAGATCATGAAATTCTTACAAGCAGAAGGCCAGGTTGTGATAGACGGGAATGGAAGAGTTTCATTGAGACGTGAAACGTGA
- the cadA gene encoding cadmium-translocating P-type ATPase: protein MVQEWKVEGMDCNTCAINIHKYLEKQGMKNVKVNFATGDVIFEAAEGYSREKISNGITDLGYSVADRLEPVTESKKKPFLSTHLQRFWFCLPFTAILMLHMIPGLHIHWLVNPWVQLSLSLPVYIVGMSFFGRSAYKSLRNGMPNMNVLITMGASAAFIYSLYGTLTGQAEQYMFYETAATIITLVFLGNYMEDASIASTQRELNKLAKSQKVMANMIAFDDQHQEQIFPVENTALRVGDLILIKNGEQVPIDCKILSGEAHANEAIITGESIPVHKIKKDTLIGGSYLTDGTVKAQVTAIGQDTVLSGIINMVRKAQGEKPPVQKLADKISAIFIPTVLVIALATLVVNWIILQEFTPALMRSIAVMVIACPCAMGLATPAAIAVGMGRAAKNGILFRNATSLETFREIKQVVFDKTGTLTTGKFKISGFHSTMEEKEFQKLVYSLEKFSNHPIAKSITESWKSAAPINWAKIEEVKGYGMKATDKEGKVYWAGSYKVLPAGQEPGEHNVFITRDNELIGWVDVEDEVRPEAKEVIQFFERRNIPTILLSGDKKEKCEALAKQLGIKTVIAEQTPQQKLDKIEELNAAIPTAMVGDGINDAPALAKATIGVSLSEASQIAVESAHVVLMNKGLRNLPMALGLGKHTYITIKENLFWAFAYNIVAIPVAALGFLTPTFGALVMGLSDVVLAINSGRLFVKKVV, encoded by the coding sequence ATGGTACAGGAGTGGAAAGTAGAAGGAATGGATTGCAATACCTGTGCGATCAACATTCACAAGTATCTGGAAAAGCAGGGCATGAAGAATGTAAAGGTCAATTTTGCCACGGGTGATGTGATCTTTGAAGCGGCGGAAGGTTATTCGCGTGAGAAGATCTCCAATGGCATCACGGATTTGGGTTATTCTGTAGCAGACAGATTGGAACCCGTCACTGAATCAAAAAAGAAGCCTTTTCTTTCTACCCACTTACAACGGTTTTGGTTTTGCCTGCCCTTTACGGCCATATTGATGCTCCACATGATTCCGGGGCTCCATATTCATTGGCTCGTGAATCCATGGGTACAACTCTCCCTGAGCCTTCCTGTTTATATCGTGGGGATGAGTTTTTTTGGCAGAAGCGCGTATAAGAGTCTTCGCAATGGTATGCCCAATATGAATGTACTGATCACGATGGGGGCCAGTGCGGCTTTTATTTACAGTTTATATGGCACATTGACCGGCCAGGCTGAGCAGTATATGTTCTATGAAACGGCTGCTACCATAATCACCCTGGTATTTCTTGGTAATTACATGGAGGATGCTTCGATTGCTTCCACGCAACGAGAATTGAACAAACTGGCCAAATCACAAAAAGTGATGGCGAATATGATCGCCTTTGATGACCAGCATCAGGAACAGATCTTCCCGGTGGAAAATACCGCTTTGCGTGTAGGCGATCTGATCCTGATAAAAAATGGGGAACAGGTACCCATTGACTGCAAGATTCTGAGTGGAGAAGCCCATGCCAATGAAGCAATCATCACCGGAGAAAGTATCCCGGTACATAAAATCAAAAAAGACACCCTGATCGGTGGAAGCTATTTGACAGATGGCACTGTAAAGGCACAGGTTACCGCTATTGGGCAGGACACCGTGCTATCGGGTATTATCAATATGGTCAGAAAAGCGCAGGGAGAGAAACCACCCGTGCAAAAACTGGCCGATAAGATCAGTGCCATATTTATTCCCACGGTACTGGTGATCGCGTTGGCCACCTTGGTTGTTAACTGGATCATCCTACAGGAATTTACGCCGGCCTTAATGCGGAGTATCGCCGTGATGGTGATCGCCTGTCCTTGTGCCATGGGGCTTGCCACGCCTGCTGCCATTGCCGTAGGGATGGGTCGTGCGGCTAAGAACGGTATCCTTTTTCGCAATGCCACGAGTCTTGAAACCTTTCGCGAGATCAAACAAGTGGTCTTTGATAAAACAGGCACCTTAACCACCGGTAAATTCAAAATTTCCGGGTTTCATTCGACTATGGAGGAAAAAGAATTTCAAAAGCTGGTTTACTCCCTTGAGAAATTCTCCAACCACCCCATTGCCAAATCCATTACTGAAAGTTGGAAATCTGCTGCCCCGATCAATTGGGCAAAGATCGAGGAGGTAAAAGGGTATGGAATGAAGGCCACAGACAAAGAGGGAAAAGTTTATTGGGCGGGCTCTTATAAAGTGCTGCCAGCCGGTCAGGAACCCGGTGAACACAATGTATTCATCACCCGCGACAATGAATTGATTGGTTGGGTTGATGTGGAAGATGAAGTGAGACCGGAAGCCAAGGAAGTAATACAATTTTTTGAACGCAGGAATATTCCTACGATCCTTTTAAGCGGAGATAAAAAAGAGAAATGTGAAGCGCTGGCCAAACAACTTGGCATCAAAACCGTGATCGCCGAGCAGACGCCCCAGCAGAAACTGGATAAGATCGAGGAACTGAACGCAGCGATCCCTACAGCGATGGTTGGGGATGGTATCAATGATGCGCCTGCGCTGGCCAAAGCAACCATCGGTGTATCGCTGAGTGAAGCTTCGCAAATAGCCGTAGAAAGTGCGCATGTCGTACTCATGAATAAAGGCCTGCGCAATTTACCGATGGCCCTGGGTTTGGGTAAACACACCTATATCACCATTAAAGAAAATCTTTTCTGGGCCTTTGCCTATAATATTGTCGCGATACCTGTTGCCGCACTCGGATTTCTTACGCCTACCTTTGGTGCCCTCGTAATGGGCTTGAGTGATGTCGTATTAGCGATTAATTCGGGGCGGTTGTTTGTGAAGAAGGTGGTGTGA
- the tsaE gene encoding tRNA (adenosine(37)-N6)-threonylcarbamoyltransferase complex ATPase subunit type 1 TsaE, with the protein MDILFELREISAVAARLLPLIRGKVVALHGDMGAGKTTLVHALGEVMGIHEVVSSPTFSIINEYGWEGGPVFHIDLYRLKDEEEAIQAGVEDCLYSGATCLVEWPDRAPGLFPPDTIHLYLEVVNTQARKLRIAGN; encoded by the coding sequence ATGGACATCCTATTTGAACTAAGGGAGATCAGTGCGGTTGCGGCCAGGCTTTTGCCCCTGATCAGGGGAAAAGTGGTGGCGCTGCACGGCGACATGGGAGCGGGGAAAACAACCCTCGTACATGCGCTGGGGGAGGTGATGGGAATCCACGAGGTGGTCAGCAGTCCAACTTTTTCAATCATCAACGAATATGGGTGGGAGGGCGGCCCTGTTTTTCACATTGATCTGTACCGTTTAAAAGATGAGGAGGAGGCCATACAGGCAGGGGTGGAGGACTGCCTTTACAGTGGTGCCACCTGTTTGGTGGAATGGCCAGACCGGGCACCGGGTTTATTTCCACCCGATACCATCCATCTTTACCTTGAGGTGGTAAACACCCAGGCCAGAAAGCTGCGTATAGCCGGGAATTGA